The window TTATTGTAAAGAAATTTTGAAAGGGAAAGATTCTCGAGTAGTTTTGAAACTTCCCCCTGCACTTGCACCCGTTAAGCTAGCTATTTTACCTTTGGTGAGAAAAGATGGTTTTCCGGAGAAAGCACGAGAAATTATGGATCAACTGAAAGTTAGCTTTCGTTGTCAATATGATGAAAAAGATTCAATAGGGAAACGCTACCGTCGTCAAGACGCTATTGGTACTCCTTATTGTGCTACTATAGACCAGAATACATTAGATCACGATCAACTAACTATTCGTTCTCGTGATACAATGGAACAAGAACATATTTCCATTGACTGGTTACAAAAAGTTATCGCTGACAAGGTAAATATAAAAAGTCTACTAAAACAAATAATGAAATAAATTAATGGGAGAAATGAAAATGGATATAATTAAAAATCTATATGGAAATCTGATAGATATTTTTATAGATCAGATATCCTACTATTTACTACATTCAACTTGCTGAGTTTGACTTTAGAAAGTCAAATGATAACAGATAAAATCAGTTCCTATTATATGAAACTATTCCAATTGTATTTTCCACATTAAATGTTCTTGAACCTTTTATTGGAATCTATTTGGAATTTGGATGTTGGATGTTGAGTAGAAGAGAACCTTGTTTCGAAAACAAACGCTGAATTATCTATGTTAAATGAAATCGTTGTAATATTAAAAGAAAGCAAAACTGGTATCATATACTCATAGTACTTCATCTCGAAAATACTCATCACAAATAAATTGATATACTTCTAAATAAGCAACGAAAATAAAAATCCATTTATTTGAATAAATTTTATTGATTAATGATTATTCAGATGATATTTCAGCTGTAAGAAGAAAAATATTGGAGAAATATCTGTTCAACTGATAAATATTTTGTCGTTACTAGAAAAGCTATTATTTAGCCTTCTCCTATCAACAGTATATATCTATATAGCTATATAGATATATAGTTTCTGAATATTTCATCTCTATAATACTCGTTTTCAAATTAACTTGTATACTCTCTCTGACATAAAAAATAGTGACTTAAAACTAGCAAAAAAATTGATAAGTTTTTAAAGGAAAGTTTTTTGCTAAAAACAATTCATATGAGAAAACACTTGATGATAATAAACATAACCTACTATAGTAGATGTCAAAACCATAAATAACAATTACTCCTAAAGGATGGAATTCAAAATTATAACTTATGAGAAATAAATTGAGCAAAACAAGTGTTAAGAGAAATGTTCCAAGGAACATACTCCACTAGTTTAGATAACTAACAAATTAGATCCCATAGTTTTTGAAGACGCATGACTATATTTAAATACTGTGGGATATAAACAATCGTAGTTTCGCATACATCTGAATCTCATACTTATTTTCAATTTAAATTCAATTTAAAAAATATCCAAAATTCTATCTAAAATAGGTTTAATTAACAAATACAATAAAGCAACAATATAAGTGATATATTTCTAGATTTATATGTGAGATATTGTAGAAATATGCTCTTTTCGAAAAAAAAAGTCTATATATACAAGGTATATCTCTTATGCTCATAAGAGAGAATAGTGTATGAAATTTTGATAAACTATAAAAAAGATTCTTTTACATTCATGATTTTATACGTACATTCTCTTTGAAAGTTATGGAAGTGTGGGTGAGTGGCTGAAACCAACAGTTTGCTAAACTGTCGTACAGGTAACTGTACCACGAGTTCGAATCTCGTCGCTTCCGCTCTGACAAGAATATCAAGGATAGTTTTTTTACTTCTAAGTATAATTGTGGATAAAAAGAATTGTTTTAATGTAAAAAAAATGAAAATATTAGTATTGAATTGCGGGAGTTCGTCTATTAAATACAAATTGTTTGATATGAAAGCTAAATCTATTTTAGCACAAGGAGGTGTTGAAAAGATTGGGTTAACTGGTTCTTTCTTAAAGTTGACACTCCCTAATGGGAAAAAAGTTATTCTTGAAGGAGAAATATTGGAACACCGTACGGGAGTTGAATATATTTTAGGGGTTATTACAAGTGAAAAATATGGATGTATCCGATCGCTTTCTGAAATAGATGCAGTGGGACATCGTGTAGTGCATGGAGGTGAAAAATTCAATTCTAGTGTCTTAATAGATGATGAAGTTATAAGAAAAATTACAGAATGTATTGATTTAGCACCATTACATAACCCACCTAATTTGAACGGCATTTATGCTGTGGTAGAATTAATGCCCTCTACTCCACAAGTAGGAGTTTTTGATACGGCTTTTCACCAAACAATGCCTGATTTTGCCTATATGTATGGTTTACCCTACTCTTTGTACGAAAAATATGCCATTCGGCGCTATGGATTTCATGGGACAAGTCATCGATATGTCTCAAAAAGAGCTTGTGAAATGCTATATATGTCTTACGAAAGACAACGAATTATTTCCTGTCACATAGGAAACGGAGCTTCCGTCACAGCAATAAAAAATGGCATATCTGTTGACACTTCTATGGGTATGACACCAGTAGAAGGTTTATTAATGGGTACTCGTTGTGGAGATATAGATGCAGGAATTCTTACCTATATTATGGAAAAGGAAAATATAGGGACATCAGCTATATCTACAATTATTAATAAATGTAGTGGCGTTTTGGGAACTTCTGGTATATCTTCTGATATGAGAGAAATAGATGATGCTATTGAAATAGGGAATAAAAAAGCTATATTGACTTCGGATATTTACACTTATAAAATTAAAAAATATATTGGGGCTTATACAGTTGCTTTAGAAGGGATAGACATTCTAGTCTTTACAGGAGGCGTAGGCGAAAATCAATTTAGAATTCGTCAAAAAATTTGCGATGGATTGGAATTTATAGGAATAAAAATAGATGAAGCAACGAATCATATACGAGGGAAAGAAACTATCATTAGTACAACCGATTCTAAAGTTAAAGTGGTGGTCGTCCCTACTGACGAGGAATTCATGATTGCTTTAGATACATTGAGTTTGTTGAGTTAATAAAATTAATTTATATATCTATGAATTATTTTGCAAAATTAGTAGAAAAACGAAGGAGTATAAGAGATTATAATACTAAAAAGAGAATATTGTCTCCCGAAGTGAAAAAACAAATTATAAAAGTTGCTTTGATGTCTCCCACGTCAAAAAACAGTCGCCCATGGCAATTTATTTTGGTAGAGAACGAGGAAATGTTGAAAAATTTGTCAGCTTGTAAAGCATCTGGAGCGGCATTCATTGCGAATTGTGCTTTAGCAATTATAGTTTTGAGTGATCCTTCACAAAGTGAAGCATATATCGAAGATGCAGCAATTGCTGCATCTTATATTCAACTTCAAGTAGAAGACTTGAAGTTGGGAAGTTGTTGGATACATGTCAGGGAACGCAAAACGGCAAATGGCCATAGTTCCGAACAATATATTAGAAATTTACTAAATATCCCTTTGCATTTATGTGTAGAATGCATCATTTCTATTGGATATAAAGCCAAAGAAATCAAATCACATGATGAAGAAAAATTGCAGTGGGAAAAGCTCCACATTGGTAATTGGTGAAGTATTTTGTGTGTTTTTATTTTATTAAAAATGTAATGACAATAAATATGCGTTCCCTTTTAAAAAATCAGTCACGGGCATTCTCTTTTTTCCTGCCAGTTGAACGTTTCTCAATCTAATAAAACCATCTTTTGTACGCACATCTATATATACTTTTTTATCCGAGACTATAGTACCAACAGGTAAAGAATAATCATGACAATCGGCTTTTTCAGTTTCAAATATCTTAAAAGGGAATGTCATTCCTTTGACACAAGTTAGCTCTGTCCATGCACCTGGGTAAGGCGATAGTCCTCGTATAAAATTATGTATTTCTCGAGTTGTTTTATTCCAATCAATTTTGCAAACTTCCCTAAAAATTTTGGGAGCTATTTTTAATTTTTGCTTACCTAAATTTGTCTCATCTTGCGAAATTAATTTCACTGTACCACTCAAAATATCATTTGTTGTTTTGACAACGAGCTTTGCTCCAAGGTACATCAACTCATCATGAATAGTTCCAGCATTATCGGTTTCCTTAATAGGAATACACTCTTGAGCAATAATTTTTCCTGTATCAATTTCATAATCGAGAAAAAAAGTTGTAACACCAGTCTCCTTCTCTCCATTAATAATGGCCCAATTAATAGGTGCAGCACCTCGATATTGAGGTAATAAAGATGCATGTAAATTGAATGTCCCTAAACTAGGCATATTCCAAACAACTTCTGGAAGCAAACGAAATGAAACTACAACTTGTAAATCAGTATTCCATGCTTTTAAACTTTTTAAAAAATCTGGATCTTTCAACTTTTTAGGTTGAAGTAATGGTATCTCATGAGATAAAGCATATTGTTTAATTGGAGAAAATTGTGGTATACTTTGATGCTTTCCTATAGATTTATCTGGAATAGTGACCACACCAACTACATTGTATCCTTCCCCAATTAGGGCATCTAAGCTTGCAACAGCGAAATCAGGCGTACCCATGAATACAATTCGTGCTTTACTTGCAGTCATACTTATTATTTATAATAAGTCTTTTAATTTATAGCAAACCATCTTAGGTTTTGCTATACTATAAATAATATCGGTTACTTTCCGAAAAGATCATCTTTTTTTGGGAAAAAAACACAATTCAGACAATCTGCACAACGATTATTTTTTACTTTTTTATTTGAAAAGCTCTTGAATAATTTTTTTAATATACAAAGCACAACTACTATTCCAATTCCTATCACTGTTAATGACTGTATCATACAGTTGAAAAAAATATTTTAATTAAAAAAAGCAGATTTAATGTTTGCTGTGAATTCTAAAAGAGGATATAACAACATTCAGACCAAAAAGAATTAAAAAAAATGGCAGCTACTTACTCTCCCGCAATCGCAGTACCATCAGCACAATCGGGCTTAACTTCTCTGTTCGGAATGGGAAGAGGTGGACCCCCGACGTTTTAACCACCAAGATCTTTAATTGTATATACGATTAACATATGTGATAAAACAAGAATTAAGATAGGACTGAACTTAGTTATTTTTGCATAATCAAAAATAAATCAGATAAGCATTCGGGTAATTAGTACTGCTCGGCTATGATGTTACCATCTTTACACCTACAGCCTATCTACGTCGTAGTCTCCGACGACCCTAATGGAAATCTAATCTTGGAGATGGCTTCGTACTTAGATGCTTTCAGCACTTATCTTATATCCAGACATAGCTACCCAGCGATGCTTCTGGCGAAACAACTGGTATACCAGCGGTCTGTCCGACACGGTCCTCTCGTACTAGTGTCAGCTCTCCTCAAATTTCCCACGCCCACAACAGATAGAGACCGAACTGTCTCACGACGTTCTGAACCCAGCTCGCGTGCCACTTTAATGGGCGAACAGCCCAACCCTTGGGACCTTCTCCAGCCCCAGGATGTGACGAGCCGACATCGAGGTGCCAAACCATTCCGTCGATATGAGCTCTTGGGAATGATCAGCCTGTTATCCCCGGAGTACCTTTTATCCTTTGAGCGATGGCCCTTCCATGCGGAACCACCGGATCACTATGCTCTAGTTTCCTACCTGATCGACCTGTCTGTCTCTCAGTCAAGCGTGCTTATGCCATTACACTCTACGAACGGTTACCAATCGTTCTGAGCACACCTTTAGAAGCCTCCGTTACACTTTTGGAGGCGACCACCCCAGTCAAACTACCCACCATACAATGTCCTTGCTATTGCAAGTTAGGATTCAAACAATCCAAGGGCCGTATTTCAACGTCGACTCCACTGACACTAGCGTGCCTGCTTCACAGTCTCCGGCCTATCCTACACATCAATTATACAAATCCAATGTAAAGCTATAGTAAAGGTTCACGGGGTCTTTTCGTCCCGTTGCGGGTAATCGGCATCTTCACCGATACTACAATTTCACCGAGCTCATGGTTGAGACAGTGAGAAGATCGTTACACCATTCGTGCAGGTCGGAACTTACCCGACAAGGAATTTCGCTACCTTAGGACCGTTATAGTTACGGCCGCCGTTTACCGGGGCTTCAATTCAATGCTTCTCTTCCGATAACATCTCCTTTTAACCTTCCGGCACCGGGCAGGTGTCAGGCTGTATACTTCATCTTTCAATTTCGCACAGCCATGTGTTTTTGCTAAACAGTCGCCTTCTCCTATTCTCTGCAACCTACTTTTCAATAGGCGTCCTTTCTCCCGAAGTTACAGGACCATTTTGCCTAATTCCTTAACCATGAATCACTCGAGCGCCTTAGTATATTCTACTCAATCACCTGTGTCGGTTTACAGTACGAGTACCTAAACAATTAACAGTAGCAGTTTTTCTTGGAAGTATGATTACCTTCTTATCCGTTTGTGCATGCACTCACGGTACTATCAGGTTCGACTCTTACAGCGGATTTGCCTACTGTAATCCACATCTACACCCTTCAACCAGCTATTCCGTCAGCTGGCAGAAGTTTCACTCCTTCGTCTCTGCTTCCCTCATTTAAGCAGTACCGGAATATTAACCGGTTCATCCATCGGTTTCACCTTTCGGCTTACCCTTAGGTCCCGACTTACCCTGATCCGATTAACGTTGATCAGGAAACCTTAATCTTTCGGCGTGCAGGTTTCTCACCTGCATTATCGTTACTTATACCTACATTTGCTTTTCCAATCGCTCCAGCACCAGTCACCCAACACCTTCTACGCAATTGGAATGCTCCCCTACCAATTACAGTTAAAACTGCAATTCCACAACTTCGGTAATATACTTATGCCCGATTATTATCCACGCCCAATCACTCAACTAGTGAGCTGTTACGCACTCTTTAAATGAATGGCTGCTTCCAAGCCAACATCCTAGCTGTCTATGTAATTAGACTTCGTTAAATACAACTAAGCATATATTTAGGGACCTTAGTCGATGGTCTGGATTCTTCTCCTCTCGGACATGGACCTTAGCACCCATGCCCTCACTCCTGATCTATATTTATACGCATTCGGAGTTTATCTAGACTTGATAGGCGATGAAACCCTCGCATCTAATCAGTCGCTCTACCTCATATAAACAATTAATCAAGGCTGCACCTAAATGCATTTCGGGGAGTACGAGCTATCTCCGAGTTTGATTAGCCTTTCACCCCTACCCTTAAGTCATCCGAAAATTTTTCAACATTCACCGGTTCGATCCTCCAATTAGTATTACCTAACCTTCAATCTGCTCAAGGGTAGATCACTCGGTTTCGCGTCTACTCCTGCTGACTAATACGCCCTTATTCAGACTCGCTTTCGCTTCGGCTACATATCTTAAATACTTAACCTTGCCAACAAAAGTAACTCGTAGGTTCATTATGCAAAAGGCACGCCGTCACATAACATAATTATGCTCCGACCGCTTGTAGGCAGACGGTTTCAGAATCTATTTCACTCCTTTATTCAAGGTTCTTTTCACCTTTCCCTCGCGGTACTAGTCCACTATCGGTCTCTCGGGAGTATTTAGCCTTACGGGATGGTCCCCGCCAATTCACACAAGATTTCTCGTGTCCCGTGTTACTCAGGATACTACTAAGCTTCATCGCTAAGTCGTATACAGGATTATCACCTTCTATGATATATCTTTCCAGATATTTCTACTTTAACGACATCTTGCCCCATTATGTAGTCCTATAACCCTGGTCATGCCTAAACACAACCAGTTTGGGCTCTTACGCTTTCGCTCGCCACTACTTACGTAATCACTATTGTTTTCTCTTCCTCCAGGTACTTAGATGTTTCAGTTCCCCGGGTTTGCTTCCCTTTCGAGATGTCAGACAATAACGCCTGACAGGTTGCCCCATTCGGATATCTGAGGTTCAATCAGTTATTTGCACCTAACCCCAGCTTTTCGCAGCTTATCACGTCCTTCTTCGCCTCCGAGAGCCAAGGCATCCACCGCCTGCCCTTATTTACTTATCTTTCTTCTATTTCTTCGCCTAGGTCTTACTGTCAAATTTCATTGTATTTTACAGACATATACACCAATCCCACAATACCTCAAAATCTTCAAACACAATAAAAACTCAAAATAAAGCCCTAACCTTTTCCTCATAATCCTCGCTTTATCAATATGTCAAAGAACTTTCTAAAACAACATTACCCAATGACTCACCATTGCATCGTAATGACGTGGCCAAAGGTAGATAAAATACCTTTTAATAAATCAAAAAAATGATA of the Candidatus Azobacteroides pseudotrichonymphae genomovar. CFP2 genome contains:
- a CDS encoding nitroreductase family protein: MNYFAKLVEKRRSIRDYNTKKRILSPEVKKQIIKVALMSPTSKNSRPWQFILVENEEMLKNLSACKASGAAFIANCALAIIVLSDPSQSEAYIEDAAIAASYIQLQVEDLKLGSCWIHVRERKTANGHSSEQYIRNLLNIPLHLCVECIISIGYKAKEIKSHDEEKLQWEKLHIGNW
- the fmt gene encoding methionyl-tRNA formyltransferase, whose protein sequence is MTASKARIVFMGTPDFAVASLDALIGEGYNVVGVVTIPDKSIGKHQSIPQFSPIKQYALSHEIPLLQPKKLKDPDFLKSLKAWNTDLQVVVSFRLLPEVVWNMPSLGTFNLHASLLPQYRGAAPINWAIINGEKETGVTTFFLDYEIDTGKIIAQECIPIKETDNAGTIHDELMYLGAKLVVKTTNDILSGTVKLISQDETNLGKQKLKIAPKIFREVCKIDWNKTTREIHNFIRGLSPYPGAWTELTCVKGMTFPFKIFETEKADCHDYSLPVGTIVSDKKVYIDVRTKDGFIRLRNVQLAGKKRMPVTDFLKGNAYLLSLHF
- a CDS encoding acetate kinase, which codes for MKILVLNCGSSSIKYKLFDMKAKSILAQGGVEKIGLTGSFLKLTLPNGKKVILEGEILEHRTGVEYILGVITSEKYGCIRSLSEIDAVGHRVVHGGEKFNSSVLIDDEVIRKITECIDLAPLHNPPNLNGIYAVVELMPSTPQVGVFDTAFHQTMPDFAYMYGLPYSLYEKYAIRRYGFHGTSHRYVSKRACEMLYMSYERQRIISCHIGNGASVTAIKNGISVDTSMGMTPVEGLLMGTRCGDIDAGILTYIMEKENIGTSAISTIINKCSGVLGTSGISSDMREIDDAIEIGNKKAILTSDIYTYKIKKYIGAYTVALEGIDILVFTGGVGENQFRIRQKICDGLEFIGIKIDEATNHIRGKETIISTTDSKVKVVVVPTDEEFMIALDTLSLLS